One segment of Deltaproteobacteria bacterium HGW-Deltaproteobacteria-4 DNA contains the following:
- the thiS gene encoding thiamine biosynthesis protein ThiS — translation MQLQINGNTRDVSAGDVAGLLQELGLDASRVAVELNRAIVLQANFAQTPLVAGDSIEIVQFVGGG, via the coding sequence ATGCAACTACAAATTAACGGTAACACGCGCGATGTCAGCGCCGGTGACGTCGCCGGCCTGCTTCAGGAGTTGGGACTTGATGCCAGCCGTGTTGCCGTCGAATTGAATCGCGCCATTGTCCTGCAAGCCAACTTTGCCCAAACCCCGTTAGTCGCCGGAGACAGCATCGAAATCGTCCAGTTCGTCGGCGGCGGGTAA